From the Aquirufa lenticrescens genome, the window AGAATCCGGTGGATTGCCGGCGACCGTTATAGAGAATGCGTTGATTTTAGAGGGTTCCGTTCGGGGAACGGGTATTCACGCGGCGGGGATCATCATTGCACCTTCTGATTTAACGGATATTTTGCCGGTAGCTACTTCGAAAGATGTGAGTCTATTGATTACGCAATACGACGGTTCGGTGATTGAAAATGCGGGTGTAATTAAGATGGACTTTTTGGGCTTAAAAACCCTCTCTATCTTGAAAGAGGCCGTTCGCCTGATTAAGCAGAACCACAACGAGACGATCATCTTGGATGATCTTCCTTTGGATGATAAAACAACCTACGAATTATACCAAAGAGCTGAAACGAACGGTACCTTTCAATTTGAATCCCCTGGGATGCAGAAACACTTGCGTGATCTGAAGCCCGATCAATTCTCGGATTTGATTGCGATGAATGCCTTGTTCCGTCCAGGTCCGATGGTCTATATTCCGAATTACATTGCCCGAAAACACGGTCGCGAGAAGATTGAATACGATTTACCAGAAATGGAAGAGTATTTGAGCGATACCTATGGAATTACGGTGTACCAAGAGCAGGTAATGCTTCTCTCTCAGAAGCTGGCGAATTTCACGAAAGGTGACGCCGACGTACTTCGCAAGGCGATGGGTAAAAAAGACAAGGCCACCATCGATAAGATGAAGGGTAAGTTTATGGAAGGTGGTGCGGCGAATAATCACCCCGTGGATAAGTTGGATAAAATTTGGACGGACTGGGAAGCTTTTGCTCAATATGCCTTTAACAAATCCCACTCAACTTGCTATGGTTTAGTGGCTTATCAAACAGGTTATCTGAAAGCAAACTACCCACCAGAGTTTATGGCGGCGGTGCTTTCGAACTCCTTAGGTAACATTGAGAAGATCACCTTCTTCATGGATGAGTGCAAGCGGATGGGCTTATCTTTATTAGTCCCGGATGTAAATGAATCCTCTCGCTCGTTTGCGGTGAATAAGAAAGGCCAAATCCGTTTCGGACTAGGTGCGATCAAAGGTGTGGGTGATGCGGCGGTTGATGCAATTGTGGAAGAACGTCAGAAAAATGGCGAATACAAGGATATTTTTGACTTCGTTTCTCGAATCAATGTGCGTCAGGTAAACAAGAAGAGCTTAGAATCGCTCGCACTTGCTGGGGCATTTGATTGTTTTACTGAAGTGGCTCGATCTCATTATTTTGCTATCGATTCACAGGATAATACGAATTTTATTGAGAAAATTGTTCGCTATTCGTCCCGTATGGCAGAATTGAAGGCAGAAGCGACAGCCTCTCTTTTTGGTGAATTAGGAGCTGGAACGGGTAATGACATCGCTCAGCCTAAGATCCCTACTGCTGAACCTTGGTCTGTGATGGAGCAATTGAAGAATGAGAAGGAAGTGGTGGGCGTTTATATTTCTGGTCATCCTTTGGACGAATACAAAACAGAGATCGCTAATTTCTGTAATTCGAATACGGGTCAATTAGAATTACGTCCGAATGTAGCACAGACTTTTGCCGGTATCGTTACCAAAGTAAACGTTAGAACCTCTGCGAACGGAAATCAGTTTATGATTTTCACGATTGAGGATTATGCAGGTAACTACGAGTTTGCCTTGTTCTCGAAAGATTACATCCAGTTTGAACGTTTTATTGCACAGGATCGCCTGTTATTCATTAATGGATCGTATCAATTAAAGAATCGCCACATGGATCAAATGGTCTTTAAGATTCAATCGATCGAATTATTGTCAGAAATCTTATCCGATCGAACAAAAGAGATCAAATTGCGTTTAGACTTAAATCGCTTGACTCCCGCGTTATTGGATTTATTGCAAGAGACGTTAGAGCGAAATAAAGGCGATAAGAAATTGACTTTAGAGGTGTATGACGAGCACGAGAAAATCGGAATGGATTTTTTATCGCGTAAAATGCAGGTTAGCATCGGTAAAGGCTTGATTTCAGAGCTTAAAGAGCTTGAAAATGTGGGCTTTAAGTTAATTTCGTAAAAATTTTATTCCGGGAACTAATTGTTCTGCCGGTTTTGTTTTAATTTTGAATTTTATAAAATATATCAAACAATGGGAAAATACGTAGAGGCAACAGATGCTAATTTTCAAGAGTTAATCGGCACTGATACACCAGTTTTAGTAGATTTTTGGGCAGAGTGGTGTGGCCCTTGTAAAATGATCGGACCAATCGTGGAAGAATTAGCGGGAGATGTTGAAGGTCAAGCGATCGTAGCAAAAATGAATGTAGATCAAAATTCAGCGGTACCTGCTTCATTAGGTATTCGTTCTATCCCTACTTTAATGGTATTTAAAAAGGGTGAAATGGTAGAACGTTTAGTGGGTGGAAATATCCCTAAGTCCGTTTTAGCTGAAACTTTATTAAAGCACGCTTAATTATTAAGCGAATAGACTTTATTCATAGCCTGTAACAAGATGTTGCAGGCTATTTTTATTTCCTCTTCCGTGATGGTCAAAGGTGGTGCAATACGAAGTGAATTATCGCAGAATAAAAACCAATCAGTTATTAAGCCATTCAGGATACATTCGTCAATCACGGCTTTTACTGTCTTGAAATCCTGCATTTCCATCGCTAGCATAAACCCGATTCCTCTCACTTCGTGAATAATGGGATGTTGTAACAGACTTTTGAATAGATCGCTTTTAGCCGGTATTTGAGCCATCAACTGTTCATCCATGATATAGCGTAAGGTTGCTAATGAAGCCGCGCAAGAAACTGGATGACCACCAAAAGTCGTAATATGGCCTAATACGGGCTCAAAACTCAAGGTTCTCATCAATGTTTCATTCGCTAAAAAGGCCCCAATCGGCATTCCCCCTCCCATTCCTTTGGCAGTGAGAAGTATATCCGGAACAATATCCATGGGTTGAAAAGCCCAAAAAGTGCCCGTTCTCCCAAAACCCGATTGGATCTCATCTACGATTAATAAGGTCCCTGTTTTATCACATTGCTTTCGCAAAGCTTGAAAATAGGCTGCTGTTGCTGTTTTAACGCCGGCCTCTCCTGCTACAATCTCAATGATGACAGCGGCTGTTTTTTCGGTTATTTTAGATAGATTAGCTAGGCATCCGTGGTGAATATGGCGAATGTCAGGTAACAAAGGACGAAAGGCATTTTTAAAATTCTCATCTCCCGCGATAGATAAGGCTCCTTGACTTGCACCATGGTAAGCGTTAAAACAGGAGATGAATTCAGTTCTGCCCGTATAACGTTTTGCTAATTTCATGGCTCCCTCCACTGCTTCTGTTCCTGAATTCGTGAAATAGACTTGATTTAAGTGTTCGGATCCGGTGGATTTAACTAATGCTTCAGCGAGTTGTACTTGAGGACTTTGGATATATTCACCATATACCATTAGGTGCATATAGGCATCCACTTGGTCTTTAATGGCTTTAATGACGGCTGGATTTCGGTGTCCTACATTCGAAACGGCAATTCCAGAGATCAAATCCATATAAGATTTTCCCTGTGTATCGTACATATACACGCCTTCCGCCTTGGTTATTTCTAATGCCAAAGGTGCGTCCGAGGTAGGCGCCATAAATTTTTGGAAGAGCTGTCGATGCGTGAATCCCATAGCCTACAAAATTACGTTAATTCTTGTTAAGTGCTCGCCGTTCGTCAAATTATTCATTTCAATTAGCCTCTTTCGAGTACTTTTGTTTTATGAAACCACTTTTACTCCTTTTATGTACGTGCATCGGCCTTCAGGCTCAGACACTCAGCGGAACCATTCGGTCAAACAAAGGCGAATTGATGCCATTTTCATCGATTTGGGTGACTAATCTTAATAAAGGAACCCTAGCTAATGAGGAGGGCAAATATGCGATTCAATTGCCCAAAGGAGAACACGAGGTGGTTTTTCGTTTTTTGGGACATACCCCTAAATCACATAAAGTTAATTTATCAGGAGATTTGTCGCTTGATGTAGTTCTAGCGGAAGAAACTGTAACTCTTCAAGATGTAAATGTTGGCGGCTTAAAAGAGGATCCAGCCATTGGTATGATGCGCCGGATGATTTCCATGGCCCCATTTCATTTGAAAGAAATTGATCGCTATGCTGCCAAAGGATATGTCAAAGGTGCCGGTAAAATTACTTCCATTTCTAAAGTGATGAATGCCCTCATAGGAAAGAAGATGGAAAAAGAAGCGGGTATTAAAGTGGGTTCTACCTATGTGTTAGAAGGGATTAATCAGATTACCTATACTCGTCCAAATAAGATAGACGAGAAAGTATTGTCTAATCGAAATAACCTTCCCGCTGTCCTAAAGAATTCAGGAGCTCCTAATTTACGTATTACACAAACCAATTTTTATCAACCTAAGGTGTGGGGTTCCTTAATCTCCCCTATCTCACCATCGGCATTTTCGTTTTATCATTTTGCCTATTTAGGTAGTTTTCAGTTGAATGGCCAAACGGTTTCTAAGATTCAAGTCAAGCCTAAATCAACTTCAGATGACTTATTTGAAGGTACACTTTCTATTGTAGAAGACACTTGGAGTATCTATTCCTTTAGTTTAGCTTTTCGTAATTCACAAGGGTATTATACATTTCAACAGCAAAATGCCCTTTTTCAAGGCGTTTGGATGCCAGTTAATTATGATGTGAATGTCAATTTTGATGCCATGGGTTTTGGGGCAACATTCCGCTACATAACCCAGGTGAAAGAGTATTCTATAAAAGTAAATCCTGCTTTTGTGGTGAAGCCTACGATTATTGAAGAGCGTTTGCATAAGGATTGGGCGAAAGAAATCAATAAGGAAAAGATTACAACTCCTAAACTGGCTTTGGGAAAAGAATTGACGCGTAAAAAGCTGAAGAAGGTGTTAAAAGAAATAGATAAAGAAGAGAAAAAAGAGGAGTTTAGTTCGGATTATACAATTACGGTAGATTCTTCTGCTGCCATAAAAAAGGAGGAATATTGGGAGGCAGAACGCCAAGTTCCATTGACAGAGGCTGAGGTCAAAGGTTATAAGGAAGCAGATAGTCTTTCTGTTCAAGATGAGAAAAAGCGTTTAAAGGATTCAGTAAATGCCTTGCCTCGATTCCGCTATGGAGATATTTGGTCTGGTCGTATTTATAATTATGGTCAAAAAGGCCTAGGTGCCAGACTAGCACTGAGTGGTTTTCAAAATGGATATAATGCCGTAGATGGTTATTCGTTAGGTCGAGGTGTAGACTATCGTTATACCTATAAATTGTCGGATTATTGGGGGTCTGGATTTGATGTTCGTTATGCTTTCTCTAGAAAAGCATGGAACGGATCCGCTTACGTGGAACGTAATTGGGATGAGAACCGCCAACGAATACATCTTTCTGGTGGTTCAGCGATTCAACAAATAAATTCAACAGAACCAGTTCCTGCCATCGTTAACCTCTATTATGCCTTATTCTTATCACAGAATTATTTGAAGTTGTACCAAAAAGATTTCGTAAAGCTTACCTATGGTATGCAAATGAGTTCTAAGTGGAATCTAAATACGACTTTAGAATTTCGATCTCGAACCAGTTTAGAGAATCACGAAGAGAATGGGTTTTTCTACAAAGAACGTCGTTTTGAATCCAACGGCCTTCCTTTTGCTACAAGTAAGCAATGGTATGGCTCGCTTATTTTTAGATATCAACCTTTCGCCACTTGGAGGAGATATAATGGATCTCGTAGATTGTCTAATGAGGTAGGCCCTACTATTACAGGTGCATATGAACAGGCTTTTGGAGATGATACATATAATAAAGTATCTCTACAGGTTTCTCAATCAATTTCATTAGCTAACTGGGGTGAATTTAATTACCGAATCACGGCTGCTCATTTCATTAATAAGCCTTCTTTACTAGTAGATTATCAACATTTTAAGGGGAATGAAGTTAATGTTTCGACCGTTAGTTCTAGTTTTTTAGCACTTCCTTATTATTCCCTTTCGAATTCTGGAGATCATTTTAAGGCATTTATCACTTGGGAGCCGAGAAAATTTGTGTTAACCCAAAATGCTTTTCTATCTCTATATGGGCTAAAGGAAAAAGTGGGCTACTCCTATCTTCAGACTGCTGTTAATTCTCAAGTTATTCATTACCAAGAGTTTAGTTATGGCTTAACTGGGATAGGTAAAATTTTAGGTCTAGATTTAGTCTATCCAATGGGAAATGTGGTGCCTGAAAAATGGAAAGTTCTAGTCAGATTGCCTTTCTAATTGTTTATTTGCACACATTTACCTAAATTGTGCTAAATTTTTTTGGAATAATCTAAATCAACCTTTATGAATCAAATTGTTTACTTAGTTCCTGCTTTTGGTTTAGTAGGATTGCTGTACACAGCATGGAAGTTTAACTGGGTATCTAAACAGGATGCCGGTAATGAAAAAATGCAAGAGTTGGCTGGTTATATCGCAGATGGTGCGATTGCCTTCTTAAAAGCAGAATGGAAAATTTTAACCTATTTCGCGATTCCAACCGCTATTTTATTAGCTTGGTTAGGATCACAAGAGGGAACACCGGAAAATCCGATTCACTCCTCCCCTTTAATTGCAGTAGCATTTTTAATCGGTGCAGTTTTCTCTGCTACCGCAGGTTATATCGGTATGATCGTAGCTACTAAAGCAAACGTTCGTACTGCTGAAGC encodes:
- the dnaE gene encoding DNA polymerase III subunit alpha, whose protein sequence is MQFSHLHNHSQFSLLDGASKISSMFKKAKEDNMPAVAITDHGNMFGVFQFVAEAGKQGVKPIVGCEFYLVNDRHKQVFTKELKDKRYHQLFLAKNPEGYQNLVKLCSLGFMEGMYSKYPRIDKELVLKYHKGLIATTCCLGASVPQAILRDGEEAAEKEFKWWLDLFGEDYYIEVQNHFIPEQQTVNEVLLRFAKKYNVKVIASNDSHYLDQKDANAHDILLCINTGEKQSTPTYKDIEGDFDMKGKRFAFYNDQFYFKTTEEMTKLWSHVPEAIDNTNEIVGKVETLKLTKDVMLPNFQIPSTFLSQDDYLEHITMEGAKKRYVDIDQVVEERLRFELHTIRTMGFAGYFLIVADFISAGRDLGVYVGPGRGSAAGSVVAYCLGITNIDPIKYNLLFERFLNPDRKSLPDIDTDFDDEGRQKVIDYVVDKYGKNQVAHIATYGTMAAKMSIKDVSRVLDLPLQESNALAKLVPEKPKITLDRIFNAALTGDKSLADKEGLNPEELEQVKELRRIKESGGLPATVIENALILEGSVRGTGIHAAGIIIAPSDLTDILPVATSKDVSLLITQYDGSVIENAGVIKMDFLGLKTLSILKEAVRLIKQNHNETIILDDLPLDDKTTYELYQRAETNGTFQFESPGMQKHLRDLKPDQFSDLIAMNALFRPGPMVYIPNYIARKHGREKIEYDLPEMEEYLSDTYGITVYQEQVMLLSQKLANFTKGDADVLRKAMGKKDKATIDKMKGKFMEGGAANNHPVDKLDKIWTDWEAFAQYAFNKSHSTCYGLVAYQTGYLKANYPPEFMAAVLSNSLGNIEKITFFMDECKRMGLSLLVPDVNESSRSFAVNKKGQIRFGLGAIKGVGDAAVDAIVEERQKNGEYKDIFDFVSRINVRQVNKKSLESLALAGAFDCFTEVARSHYFAIDSQDNTNFIEKIVRYSSRMAELKAEATASLFGELGAGTGNDIAQPKIPTAEPWSVMEQLKNEKEVVGVYISGHPLDEYKTEIANFCNSNTGQLELRPNVAQTFAGIVTKVNVRTSANGNQFMIFTIEDYAGNYEFALFSKDYIQFERFIAQDRLLFINGSYQLKNRHMDQMVFKIQSIELLSEILSDRTKEIKLRLDLNRLTPALLDLLQETLERNKGDKKLTLEVYDEHEKIGMDFLSRKMQVSIGKGLISELKELENVGFKLIS
- a CDS encoding DUF5686 and carboxypeptidase regulatory-like domain-containing protein; this encodes MKPLLLLLCTCIGLQAQTLSGTIRSNKGELMPFSSIWVTNLNKGTLANEEGKYAIQLPKGEHEVVFRFLGHTPKSHKVNLSGDLSLDVVLAEETVTLQDVNVGGLKEDPAIGMMRRMISMAPFHLKEIDRYAAKGYVKGAGKITSISKVMNALIGKKMEKEAGIKVGSTYVLEGINQITYTRPNKIDEKVLSNRNNLPAVLKNSGAPNLRITQTNFYQPKVWGSLISPISPSAFSFYHFAYLGSFQLNGQTVSKIQVKPKSTSDDLFEGTLSIVEDTWSIYSFSLAFRNSQGYYTFQQQNALFQGVWMPVNYDVNVNFDAMGFGATFRYITQVKEYSIKVNPAFVVKPTIIEERLHKDWAKEINKEKITTPKLALGKELTRKKLKKVLKEIDKEEKKEEFSSDYTITVDSSAAIKKEEYWEAERQVPLTEAEVKGYKEADSLSVQDEKKRLKDSVNALPRFRYGDIWSGRIYNYGQKGLGARLALSGFQNGYNAVDGYSLGRGVDYRYTYKLSDYWGSGFDVRYAFSRKAWNGSAYVERNWDENRQRIHLSGGSAIQQINSTEPVPAIVNLYYALFLSQNYLKLYQKDFVKLTYGMQMSSKWNLNTTLEFRSRTSLENHEENGFFYKERRFESNGLPFATSKQWYGSLIFRYQPFATWRRYNGSRRLSNEVGPTITGAYEQAFGDDTYNKVSLQVSQSISLANWGEFNYRITAAHFINKPSLLVDYQHFKGNEVNVSTVSSSFLALPYYSLSNSGDHFKAFITWEPRKFVLTQNAFLSLYGLKEKVGYSYLQTAVNSQVIHYQEFSYGLTGIGKILGLDLVYPMGNVVPEKWKVLVRLPF
- a CDS encoding aspartate aminotransferase family protein, translated to MGFTHRQLFQKFMAPTSDAPLALEITKAEGVYMYDTQGKSYMDLISGIAVSNVGHRNPAVIKAIKDQVDAYMHLMVYGEYIQSPQVQLAEALVKSTGSEHLNQVYFTNSGTEAVEGAMKLAKRYTGRTEFISCFNAYHGASQGALSIAGDENFKNAFRPLLPDIRHIHHGCLANLSKITEKTAAVIIEIVAGEAGVKTATAAYFQALRKQCDKTGTLLIVDEIQSGFGRTGTFWAFQPMDIVPDILLTAKGMGGGMPIGAFLANETLMRTLSFEPVLGHITTFGGHPVSCAASLATLRYIMDEQLMAQIPAKSDLFKSLLQHPIIHEVRGIGFMLAMEMQDFKTVKAVIDECILNGLITDWFLFCDNSLRIAPPLTITEEEIKIACNILLQAMNKVYSLNN
- the trxA gene encoding thioredoxin — encoded protein: MGKYVEATDANFQELIGTDTPVLVDFWAEWCGPCKMIGPIVEELAGDVEGQAIVAKMNVDQNSAVPASLGIRSIPTLMVFKKGEMVERLVGGNIPKSVLAETLLKHA